The following nucleotide sequence is from Alkalihalobacillus sp. LMS39.
CTGGAGGATTCACACCGAACGTAATCATATCATCAAATTTTTCTGAATCGATCGTATACCACTTCAACGTTAGACCCCGTCTCCAACCTTCTAACGCCACAGAATACGCACATAATTTCGTTTTTCTCGCTCCGACTACAATTTCATTTGTAAGGTGCGGGAGCGTAATAATTTGATTATCATCCATATTTTTCCACCCTTTTTTTATATCCTATTTCAACCACATCAACCTTTTACTAAACGAATGATATATTTGACGGCATCTGTCACTTTCCTTAATGGCCATGTTAATTGCCAAGAAAGTGTTCTCGTATATTTTCTATATTGATGTCTTGTTATCTTTAGTTCTTTCTGTATGATATCCATCTGCTGTTGCAAAAGCTTTAACTGTTCTACTTGTGTTTTTAAATCAGCCTTTACCTCAAACCCTACTTTAATAGGGGCATTATATTGTTCTTCACGAATTCCTTGCACATCCGAACGTTCCGGATCTTCTAGCAAAGCCTCACGGAAATGTTCAACACTTTCTTCATCTTTTCCAAGGACAATAACTTCAATTTCACCGTCTTCAATACTTCTTACAAATCCACTTAAATTTCTTTCAAATGCTTGTTTTCTTAGCCCTCGGTGATAATCGATTCCTTGAACTTCACCTGAAACAATATATTTTTTTACAAACAATTTTCCCACCGGAGCAGCAGACACCGTTGTGACAGTTGCTACTTTTGTGGATAGAGGATCAATTATATCTTGAAAATCAAAATATATTTTATGTTTATCTGTAATGATCCCTTTTGTTTCAGGGAAATAATAGTCGATGATTGCTGCAGGAATATCTCTTGCTTTCCCTTTTGCCGGGAATAATAAAGACCCAATTTGTGCCGTTGGATTAAGTTCTAAAATGACAGCTGCTTCTTCAACTGATTTTCCATCTTCTATAATTAAATCAACCGCCCCATGCATTAAATTCGGAACGGCATGCAACGCTCGGATTGCTACCTCTTTTACTTCTGGAGAGAATTCGTCAAGCACGTCAACAGGGTCTCCTCCGATAGAAATATTACTTTTGCTAGTAAGATTTATTTTCTCCCCTTCATTTGGGATACTATCTAACGAATATCCATTAGCTTGTAAATAAGCTTGCATTTCATCATCTATTTTAATTAAACAACTAATTAACCTTGGGTTATTTCCACGTTGTTCATTTTTTTCTTCAATCAATTTGCGAATGGATAGTGTCCCATTTCCAATAACATGTGCAGGAATGCGTAAAAGAGCGCCATAGACCTCATTATTAACAACATATAGTCGATACTCATTTCCTTCGATATGGCGTTCAACAATTAGCTCATCATACCCTTGGCTTTTTGCATTCGATATCGCTTCTTTTAACATTTCAGTTGACCGTATATTTGTCGTTACTCCACGACCGAAGCTTCCGTTTACAGGCTTTACAACAACCGGATAACCTATTGTGTTAACATAATCCTGAATCACTTCCACTTCTGTTTCACTAGAAAACTCTTTTCCTTCAGGGACACGGATATTTTCTTTCATAAGCAATTGCTTTGTTTTTTCTTTATCCATACCTAGTTCTACCGCTTCATTAGTTACTTTATCTCCTCTCGTCCGAAAGAAATAATGTGTCCTACTTTCTGAACTTAAGGAAAACAGTTTTCCAGGCTTGTCCACAAACCACGTCTTTATTTCCGGAAACTTCTCTGAGTCTTTCGTATGCCATCTTAAAGTTAATCCACGTCGCCAACCCTCAAGAGCAACAACATATGCATCAAGTTCTGGTCCTCTGGCATCAGCGACGATCTCACTCATTAGATGGGGAAGCCAGTTTTCATTATTTTCTATATTCGAATTACTATCCATTTGCTCCATACGATCTTTCCTCATTCCTTTATGCTTGTGTAGAATCTGACAATTGAGCCAGTAGTTTTTCATAATTTGTATACTTTTTACCATGAAGTAAATCTTCAAATAATCGTTGTTCAGCTTGCAAGTAGTAATCTCCTAACCGTTGATCCGTTGCTTGATTAAACTCATCATAATTTCCAGGTTTCGGTGTGAATTCTCCAAACACTATCTCACTACTACTTTTCAGAAAATCAATTCGAATAAATGGGGTAGGTATCTGTAAACTAATGTTTTGCACTAATTCAATTTCTTCATGTGTAACACCTTGCCCAACAAATAAATCTTCTGTATACTTCCCGGTATCTACTCGCTCTCCTGTAGCAGTCCACCAACAATACTTTACTTGTGGATACCGTATAATTTCAAGTATTAATCCAATTTGGCCATAAAAGCAATAAAATTTTAAGTCTCTAGCTGGTTTTTTTTCATCTTCACTATCCACAATGAGTTCTTCTACAATCCAACTGTCTTTAGTCACCCAACCATTTGCCAAGTCTTCTGTCATATAAGTCATCATGTCGTTCCAACTGGTTAACACTTGGGTTCGTCTAACGTCTTGAATATAATTCGCTTGAAAAACTAAGTATACCCCTCTAGATCCAGCACCAGCTACAGGTTTAACAACGATATTTTTCTTTTTCGGTATGTCTTTTAACAAGTAGGTATCTTGAGAAACTTCAGGTCTCCTAACTTGTAGTGTGTCCAAAAATTGATACGCCACAACTTTATCATCTAAAATCCATTCAGGTAATCGTTCTCCTAGTTGTTTTCTCCTTATTCTCATAGCTAAATTTACCCGAAAAGAAGCGAATTGCTGCAAAGATATTTTTTCTTCGCGAATAATAAATTCTGGTATTTCTTCAATTTTCATACCTGCTAAAACTTTAGAGTAGATAAAGCGTTTTTGATTTAATTTTTCATTTTTGTATAATTTAGCTGCATATTTTAACGCTAAGAGTAGTTCCCGGTCATGACATATTCTCTTTGTAATCAAGTCGTTAACGATATCATCGAGTTGTCCATCTACTTTTGCTTGTTTTAATCGTTGAAGCGATAGTTTACTTTTACCAGTCTCCACTAAGAGAGTGTTCACTTGTCTTTTTTCTTCTAGGAGGTCTATCTTTAGATCCTCAACTTTTTCTTTTAGAAGTGCAACTTCATGTTTTAATTCTTGATTTGATTTCTGAAGCTGTATTTTTTGATTACTTGTCAAAATTGATTGTACTTGATTTTTTAGCTTACGTATAGGAGCTATTATTTTCCATAATCTACTTGTTTCAATGCTTTTACGTTCTTTTCTCAATTGTTTTATATCCAATTCAAATCTGCGTTTTTCTGCATCTTTTTTTACAATTTGTTCAAGAAGCTTTTGCTCTTTTTCACTCTCATTTTGTACATCATTGAAAACTTTTTCTTGATGTTCTGACATATGAACACCCCCTTTTATTAGTGGAAAGACTTTAGTAAGTTATGTTCTTTTAAACGCGAGATATGTTTGGAATACCCAAAATGGTGCTCTACATATTTATGAGCTCTATTCACTTGTTGCTCATAATACTCTGCATCTTCCATTAACTCTACAACCTTTGCTTCTACTTCATTTGGTTGGGCATATATTGCTGCTTCCCCAAACAATTGCTTATAGACAGGGGGAATGATAACAGGGACTCCAACCGCCATTGCTTCAAATATAACTCGACCGAATGCTTCAATCCAATCAGGATGAGTGTAATAAACAAACACATCTAGCTGTGAGAGGAAATCTTTTGGATGAACTTCTCCAAATTCAAGCACTCGCCAATTCTCAGGAATTCTTCCCAATACTTTCTTTGGTACTTCTGCTCCCCCAAGAACATGAATTTCATATTTTTCTGACTCCGGATATATGTTGAGCAACTGTTCTTTCTCTGCTGGCCATTTTACATACTGTCCCCTTGAATGCCTACCTATTTTAATCGCATTTCCTTTTCGTGGACGTTTTGCTCTTTTCCATTCATCCACATCGATAATATTAACCCAATCTTCATCAGCCAGATTAATAAATGGAAGCTCGTTGGCATGATACTTATACAATGATTCTCTTACTAACGGCCCAATTGGATACCATTTTCCTTTTTTCCCAAAGTACTTTTGGATAGTGTGGACACATTTCTTAATATCATATAAAACAGTACCATTCTTACTGTAATCACGCTTTGGTGGTTGATTAATGATAACTTTCACTTCTTTTGCTTCTACATCTGGAATATATTTTTGCCATTCTTGTAACACAGGTGGATGTCTCACAATTAATGTATCACAAGATACTTTCTCCCCATAGACAATCATTTGTACTTGGTTGCCATCGACAAGCTCTCGGACATTCGGATTTATTTCTCTTCTTGATTGAAAGTCATACCTTGGCATTTGAATTAGACCTGTTTTCAACCCAAATTTTGATTGTGCTTTTATCTCTTCGACGTTGGACATATTCGTTCCACCTAATAAACGAAATTCCGAGATGAGAATGACATCAAAATGCCGTTGCCCATTTTCCTTTTTTTCGCGTGTAGGCCACATCGGTTCTGGGACAGGGAAATATCGCTTCTCAGGGTTATATTCATAATAATAAGTTTTTGCTTTTTGATGATAATCATAATAACTATCAAAATATTCTTTCCTTGCCCCCATAAAAAAACCATGGTAGCCAAATACTGAGTTCCCTGTTAATGAGCTGGGGGATTGTCTTTGAAAAGAATATGGACCCGTTTTCAAGTCCACTATACTGTCTTCACCAAAAACTAGCTTCATTCGACGTTTAAATTCACCATCAGCACCGAACCGTACACGATCCCAATAGCCTAATTTCTCAACAACAGGTTCTCTTCGAAACATTAAAGATGATAAGTTCGTAAACATGTATGACCCTGGTTTTCCTCGTCTAAAAAAAGTTAAGTCTGTTGTTGCTCTTGCTTGTTCAGATGTATTAGCAATGACATTAGGATGGTTTAGCAAATGCTTAACTTGAACTTCTATTTTTTCAGGATGTGACCAATCATCTGCATCATTTATTGTAACAAAGTCTCCAGAAGCATGACGGAGCGCTAAATTTCTCGCAACATATGCTCCACCATTTTCCTCGGTTTTCAACAACTTAATCCGTTTATCTTTTTCCGCAAGTTGTTGAACAACTGAAGCAGTATTGTCTGAACTACAATCATCAACAACAATGATTTCTACATTCGTCCAAGTTTGACTTAACATTGACTGAATCGCTACTGAGATATGTTCCTCTCCATTATAAACAGGAATAATAACCGTAACTTTTGCAGAGTCAACTTGTTCATTCGTACTTGTATTGTTCTTTGCAGTTAACCTGTCGTAAGGTGGTAAGCTGTCATTTTCTTTTACTAACAAATTCGATATATTAAATAGATCAAGTCCTTTATTAATCCATTTTATACGTTCTTCAATTGAGTTCTCTATATTGGCTAGAGCCAAATACAAATCAATATGCTTTTGGTCTTTTAGAGCAGCTTGAATGATTTGTTTAGCACGGTCTTTGTCTTCTAATATACCGTAACATTCGGCTTCAATAATCGCTATTCTACGGAGCTTATCAGGTGATTTCTCCTGTTGTTTGCAATAGAAAAGAAAATCAATTGCTTTTCTTGAACTAGTTGGGCTATATTGATTCGCGTACCATAGCGCTAATTCCCAGGCTGCCAGCTTTTTTAACTCAGTATGATTTGTTTTCGTGAACATAGCCTCTAGCTCGGCTAATGCTCGTTGTGTAAATCCAAGTTCGTATAATTGATATTTCACTTTTTTGATTTGGTTTGCTGCCTTTTTCTTTTTCCAGGAACGGCTAAACGCTGTTTTCCAGCTTTGTTTCCCCATTAAACACTTTATCAATAAGATGCTTACTTTTTTTAGTTTGTTAATTTTTTGTAAAATACGCCAGAAAGAGCTTTGTTTCCACGCATCATACACTCTTTTTGTTTCATTGCGTTTCACAAGCTCTTCATTATACGTTTTTTGGGCATTCTGAACTTCTAACTCTAATCTGCTAAGTTCTTCTTTAAGCTTTTGATTTTTCAATCTTTTTTCTTCTAACTTGTTTTCATTTACTGTTTCTTCCACTCAAAACCCTCTCCAATCTTGAGGCATGTCTTGAATATCCAAATTGTTCTTCAACATAGCGAGAAGCTTTTTCTACTTGCTCACGATACACGTTTTCATCTTCTACTAATTGTTTCACTTTTCCTTGGACTTCATCTGGGTTGGCATATACAGCAGCCTCTCCAAATAAAGGTTCATAAGATGGTGGGATAATAACAGGTACACCAGCAGCCATTGCTTCAAAAATAACTCGACCAAAGGCTTCGACCCAATCTGGATGGGTATAATAAACAAATACATCAAGTTCCGCTAAAAATTCCTTCGGGTCCAGTTCTCCAAATTCAAAAACCTTCCAATTCGATGGCAACTCGCCAATGACTTGTTTCGGTGCCTTGGCCCCACCTAAAACACGGACTTCAAAGAGGGCTGAAGACGGATAAACCGATAGTAATTTTGCTTTTTCATTCGGCCACTTCACATATTGGTCTCTGGAATGGCGACCAATTCTAATTTTACCTTGTTGAAATTGGTGACTTTTCCGTTTCCATTCATCTATGTTAATAATATTAACCCAATCCTCATTTTCTAACTGAATCTCTTCTAATTCTTCTTGATGATGTTCTACTAGCGTTTTTCGAATTAATGGTCCAATCGGATACCATTGTCCCTTTTGTCCGAAATACTGTTCTACTCGTTTTACGCAGTCATCTAGATGGTACAATGTTTCTCCTTCATCACTATAGTCCCGCTTAGGAGGCTGGTTAATAATGACTTGAACCGTTTTCGCTTTCACATTCGGAATATAAAGCTGTGTTTCTTGTAATATTGGTGGATGACGAACGATAAGGACATCACAACTCACATTTTCACCGTATACAAGTAACTGCACTTGATCACCATCTAATAATTCACGAACTTTCGGATTGAGCAGCTCAACTGAATTTAAATCGTATCGTGACATTTGAATTAATCCGGTGCGCATACCTAAGCTTTTTTGAGCTTTTATTTCTTCGATATTAGACATATTCGTACCGCCTAAGAGCCTAAACTCTGAGACGATAATCACATCAAAATGACGATAACCTGACGGCTTAGCTTCTCGTGTTGGCCACATTGGCTCTGGAGCAGGAAATGGACGCTCTTTCATCGGGAACTCATAATATAACTTATCTTTGTACCGTTTATGAAAATCCTCTTGTGCCTCTTTATATTCTTTTCTCGCTCCCATAAAGTAACCTGGAAACCCAAAGGCCGAGTGGCTAGTTAAAGACGTGTCAGATTGTCGTTGAAAAGACAATGGTGCCGTTTGTAATTCCACAACTGATTTTTCACCAAAAATTGCTTTAATTCGTTTAACATATTCTGAATCAGCACCAAAGCGGACACTATCCCAAAAGCCAATGGCATCCGTTACTTGTTTCCGACGAAACATAAAAGAAGACATGTTCGCAAACATAAAAATACCTGGTTTTCCTCGACGATAAAAAACTAAATCATTGGTAGCTCGAACTTGTTGCGAGAAATTTCCAATTATCTTTGGATTTTCAATTAAATGTTTCACTTGAGTTTCTATTTTTTCGGGGTGTGACCAATCGTCAGCATCATTAATTGTAACAAAATCACCTGTTGCTACTGTTAATGCATGGTTACGAGCAACATAGGCTCCGCCGTTAACTGAAGGTTGAATTAACTTAACTCGGTTATCTTTCTTTTCGTACTCTGAAACAATCGCAGCGGTTGAATCAGTGCTACAATCATCAACTACAAAAACCTCCAAATTTCGCCAAGACTGCGCTAAAACAGATTGTATTGAAGTATGGATAATGTTCTCTGCATTATAGGCCGGAATAATGATCGTGACTTTTGCTCTCTGCTCTTCTTGAGTAGTTTCGTTGTTATGCTTTGCTTGGATCGAATCATACCGCGTTTGTCCATCTGTCTCTTCGACGACAATAGGTGATGTTCCATGAAGTTGGAATGCTTGGTTAATATAGTCTAGACGCTTTGATAACGATTTTTCCAAATTAGCTGCGGCTAAATATAGATCCGTATGTTCCCCTAATACCCTTACTTCTTCTAGCATTTGTTTTCCTTTTTCATTTTCTTGTAGAAGGTTATAGCATTCTGCTTTTAAAATCGTTGCTCGTCTAAGTAAATCTTTATCTTTCTCTGTTTCAGTAACTTCCGTAATATAGTGTAGACAAAGCCGGGCATCATCTTTACTATATTGATTCGCGTGCCAAGTGGCTAACTCCCACCCGGCAAGCTTTCTTAAATACGGCTGTTCCTCATTTTTAAATAATTCCTGTAGCTCATGTAATCCGCGTTCAATGAACCCAAGGTTATAAAGACGATATTTTACCCTTTCTATCACTCGGACTTGTGCCCTTTTCTTTCCTGGTTTGATAATTGACTTCAGCCGTTCTTTTTGTTTATCGGTTAAAATCTTCGATAAGCGTTCTTTTTGCTTTGTGCTTATTGCTTTATATAAAAACCAATCAATGGTTTCAACGACTATCTTTTTTCCCTTTTGAAGCATCCCATTCACCACCGGACTTCTTTCATTTTGTTTCGCTTGTTGTCTTTTTTGGAGTTGTCGATTTCTTTTTACGTTTTCTCGCTTTTGGTTTCTTTTTTGTCGTAACGCCTACTTTTTCTCGATAAAGCTTTACTGCTTCTTCTGGGTCACCATCAAACAAAACTTGTCCTTTATCGATCCATAATGCTCTCGTACAAACTTGTTCAACGAACTTCATGCTATGTGTAACGATAATGACCGCTTTCGCTCGTTCCATCATATCTTGGATTTTTTCACTTGCCTTTTGTTTAAACGCCATATCACCTGTAGACAAAGCTTCGTCAATAATAAAAATATCCGGTTGCAATGTCGCAGCAATACTAAACCCTAATCGAGCTCGCATTCCACTCGAATAATTTTTAACCGGTTTTTCCATCGATGCTCCAAGTTCGGAAAACTCTACAATTTTCGGATAGTCTCGTTCGACTCTTTCTTTTTCAATTCCAAGCAACATCCCATTTAAATAGACATTATCTTTTCCCGATAATTGTGCGTTAAAGCCTGTCCCATACCCTAATAACGATGTTGTTTCACCATGAATTTGAATGGTTCCATCGTCAGGCGTTAATATTTTCGTTAATACTTTACATAACGTACTTTTCCCTGCGCCATTATGTCCAATAATACCGATTACTTCTCCTTCTTTAATTTCAAAATTAACATTTCTCAATGCCCAATATGTTTCGTTTTTGGACTGATAGGAAATGCCTAAGTTTTCAGCTTTTACTACTGTTGTATCTGTAATTTCCGTTTCTGTTTTTTGTAGCTGGAGCCTTCTAGCCCTCCGCGGTTTAGCTGGTGGGACACTTGCTTTATACTTTTCAATAATATCATCAGGTTGTCCAACTTCGCGAATAACCCCTTTATCAAGCCACATCAATCGGTCACAGTGCTTTCTCGCATACCGAAGACTATGAGTAACAAGAATAACCATCTTTGCTTTTTTTACGAG
It contains:
- a CDS encoding acylphosphatase; this encodes MEQMDSNSNIENNENWLPHLMSEIVADARGPELDAYVVALEGWRRGLTLRWHTKDSEKFPEIKTWFVDKPGKLFSLSSESRTHYFFRTRGDKVTNEAVELGMDKEKTKQLLMKENIRVPEGKEFSSETEVEVIQDYVNTIGYPVVVKPVNGSFGRGVTTNIRSTEMLKEAISNAKSQGYDELIVERHIEGNEYRLYVVNNEVYGALLRIPAHVIGNGTLSIRKLIEEKNEQRGNNPRLISCLIKIDDEMQAYLQANGYSLDSIPNEGEKINLTSKSNISIGGDPVDVLDEFSPEVKEVAIRALHAVPNLMHGAVDLIIEDGKSVEEAAVILELNPTAQIGSLLFPAKGKARDIPAAIIDYYFPETKGIITDKHKIYFDFQDIIDPLSTKVATVTTVSAAPVGKLFVKKYIVSGEVQGIDYHRGLRKQAFERNLSGFVRSIEDGEIEVIVLGKDEESVEHFREALLEDPERSDVQGIREEQYNAPIKVGFEVKADLKTQVEQLKLLQQQMDIIQKELKITRHQYRKYTRTLSWQLTWPLRKVTDAVKYIIRLVKG
- a CDS encoding ATP-grasp fold amidoligase family protein, with the translated sequence MSEHQEKVFNDVQNESEKEQKLLEQIVKKDAEKRRFELDIKQLRKERKSIETSRLWKIIAPIRKLKNQVQSILTSNQKIQLQKSNQELKHEVALLKEKVEDLKIDLLEEKRQVNTLLVETGKSKLSLQRLKQAKVDGQLDDIVNDLITKRICHDRELLLALKYAAKLYKNEKLNQKRFIYSKVLAGMKIEEIPEFIIREEKISLQQFASFRVNLAMRIRRKQLGERLPEWILDDKVVAYQFLDTLQVRRPEVSQDTYLLKDIPKKKNIVVKPVAGAGSRGVYLVFQANYIQDVRRTQVLTSWNDMMTYMTEDLANGWVTKDSWIVEELIVDSEDEKKPARDLKFYCFYGQIGLILEIIRYPQVKYCWWTATGERVDTGKYTEDLFVGQGVTHEEIELVQNISLQIPTPFIRIDFLKSSSEIVFGEFTPKPGNYDEFNQATDQRLGDYYLQAEQRLFEDLLHGKKYTNYEKLLAQLSDSTQA
- a CDS encoding glycosyltransferase is translated as MEETVNENKLEEKRLKNQKLKEELSRLELEVQNAQKTYNEELVKRNETKRVYDAWKQSSFWRILQKINKLKKVSILLIKCLMGKQSWKTAFSRSWKKKKAANQIKKVKYQLYELGFTQRALAELEAMFTKTNHTELKKLAAWELALWYANQYSPTSSRKAIDFLFYCKQQEKSPDKLRRIAIIEAECYGILEDKDRAKQIIQAALKDQKHIDLYLALANIENSIEERIKWINKGLDLFNISNLLVKENDSLPPYDRLTAKNNTSTNEQVDSAKVTVIIPVYNGEEHISVAIQSMLSQTWTNVEIIVVDDCSSDNTASVVQQLAEKDKRIKLLKTEENGGAYVARNLALRHASGDFVTINDADDWSHPEKIEVQVKHLLNHPNVIANTSEQARATTDLTFFRRGKPGSYMFTNLSSLMFRREPVVEKLGYWDRVRFGADGEFKRRMKLVFGEDSIVDLKTGPYSFQRQSPSSLTGNSVFGYHGFFMGARKEYFDSYYDYHQKAKTYYYEYNPEKRYFPVPEPMWPTREKKENGQRHFDVILISEFRLLGGTNMSNVEEIKAQSKFGLKTGLIQMPRYDFQSRREINPNVRELVDGNQVQMIVYGEKVSCDTLIVRHPPVLQEWQKYIPDVEAKEVKVIINQPPKRDYSKNGTVLYDIKKCVHTIQKYFGKKGKWYPIGPLVRESLYKYHANELPFINLADEDWVNIIDVDEWKRAKRPRKGNAIKIGRHSRGQYVKWPAEKEQLLNIYPESEKYEIHVLGGAEVPKKVLGRIPENWRVLEFGEVHPKDFLSQLDVFVYYTHPDWIEAFGRVIFEAMAVGVPVIIPPVYKQLFGEAAIYAQPNEVEAKVVELMEDAEYYEQQVNRAHKYVEHHFGYSKHISRLKEHNLLKSFH
- a CDS encoding glycosyltransferase, producing the protein MLQKGKKIVVETIDWFLYKAISTKQKERLSKILTDKQKERLKSIIKPGKKRAQVRVIERVKYRLYNLGFIERGLHELQELFKNEEQPYLRKLAGWELATWHANQYSKDDARLCLHYITEVTETEKDKDLLRRATILKAECYNLLQENEKGKQMLEEVRVLGEHTDLYLAAANLEKSLSKRLDYINQAFQLHGTSPIVVEETDGQTRYDSIQAKHNNETTQEEQRAKVTIIIPAYNAENIIHTSIQSVLAQSWRNLEVFVVDDCSTDSTAAIVSEYEKKDNRVKLIQPSVNGGAYVARNHALTVATGDFVTINDADDWSHPEKIETQVKHLIENPKIIGNFSQQVRATNDLVFYRRGKPGIFMFANMSSFMFRRKQVTDAIGFWDSVRFGADSEYVKRIKAIFGEKSVVELQTAPLSFQRQSDTSLTSHSAFGFPGYFMGARKEYKEAQEDFHKRYKDKLYYEFPMKERPFPAPEPMWPTREAKPSGYRHFDVIIVSEFRLLGGTNMSNIEEIKAQKSLGMRTGLIQMSRYDLNSVELLNPKVRELLDGDQVQLLVYGENVSCDVLIVRHPPILQETQLYIPNVKAKTVQVIINQPPKRDYSDEGETLYHLDDCVKRVEQYFGQKGQWYPIGPLIRKTLVEHHQEELEEIQLENEDWVNIINIDEWKRKSHQFQQGKIRIGRHSRDQYVKWPNEKAKLLSVYPSSALFEVRVLGGAKAPKQVIGELPSNWKVFEFGELDPKEFLAELDVFVYYTHPDWVEAFGRVIFEAMAAGVPVIIPPSYEPLFGEAAVYANPDEVQGKVKQLVEDENVYREQVEKASRYVEEQFGYSRHASRLERVLSGRNSK
- a CDS encoding ATP-binding cassette domain-containing protein, with the protein product MVNSEFENGEQVESREIVLQAKNLGVSFQAGFQADDYKSHVFNLFKKKDEDEEKKPKTVWPLRDINFTGYKGEILGIIGSNGSGKTTLCKLISGILKPDEGEVYADGRVSALFSLGMGFNKELTGRENVYLNGMMLGIDKERIHEFIDDIHEFSGLKEFIDRPMKMYSSGMKARLGFSVAAFLEPEILILDESLNTGDMAFGRKAAEKMKELVKKAKMVILVTHSLRYARKHCDRLMWLDKGVIREVGQPDDIIEKYKASVPPAKPRRARRLQLQKTETEITDTTVVKAENLGISYQSKNETYWALRNVNFEIKEGEVIGIIGHNGAGKSTLCKVLTKILTPDDGTIQIHGETTSLLGYGTGFNAQLSGKDNVYLNGMLLGIEKERVERDYPKIVEFSELGASMEKPVKNYSSGMRARLGFSIAATLQPDIFIIDEALSTGDMAFKQKASEKIQDMMERAKAVIIVTHSMKFVEQVCTRALWIDKGQVLFDGDPEEAVKLYREKVGVTTKKKPKARKRKKKSTTPKKTTSETK